A region of Saccharococcus thermophilus DNA encodes the following proteins:
- a CDS encoding adenine deaminase C-terminal domain-containing protein has translation MSEQRYHWKSHELREHVAIIDGKKSPAKVLTNATYLHSYFREWLKGNIWIYNDRIVYVGERFPDRVDDSCEIVDCSGYVLVPGYIEPHAHPFQLYNPHTFAHYASKYGTTTMINDNLFFILQLSDDKAFSLLEKMNALPSSMYWWCRFDGQTELEREEELLSNARVKRWLEQETVLQGGELTGWPKLLAGDDLMLHWIQEAKRMKRKIEGHFPGASEKTLTKMMLLGADCDHEAMTGKEVYTRLLHGYTVSLRHSSIRPDLPKLLREIKELGIHQYDKLILTTDGSPPSFYEEGVTDRLILIALEHDVPVIDAYNMATVNVARHYGIEHLHGSIATGRIANINFLRSREDPTPVQVLAKGQWVKREGDDSITWPSMTWSDYGMEPLRLSWHLTMDDLQFSMPMGIYMENTVIMKPYSILIDTSRDELSTDHDESFLALMDRHGKWRVNTILKGFATNVRGLASSYSTTGDIILIGKSKRDMFLAFQRMREIGGGIVLVENGEIIHEIPLSLHGMMSTQSVEELIDEEKKFVELLKQRGYRFVDPIYSIFFLQSTHLPYVRITQRGIYDVMNKTVLFPAIMR, from the coding sequence ATGAGCGAACAACGTTATCATTGGAAAAGTCACGAATTACGTGAACATGTTGCGATTATTGATGGAAAAAAATCACCGGCAAAAGTATTAACGAATGCGACTTATTTACATTCGTATTTTCGTGAATGGCTAAAAGGGAATATTTGGATATACAATGATCGAATTGTGTACGTCGGGGAACGGTTTCCCGATCGTGTCGATGATTCATGCGAAATCGTTGATTGCAGCGGTTATGTGTTAGTTCCTGGCTATATTGAACCGCATGCGCATCCATTTCAATTATATAATCCCCATACGTTTGCGCACTATGCATCGAAATATGGAACGACAACAATGATTAACGATAATTTATTCTTTATTTTGCAATTGTCAGATGATAAGGCGTTTTCTTTATTAGAGAAAATGAATGCGCTTCCATCGTCAATGTACTGGTGGTGCCGATTTGATGGGCAGACGGAGCTGGAGAGAGAAGAAGAACTGTTATCCAACGCCAGAGTAAAGAGGTGGCTGGAACAAGAAACGGTATTGCAAGGCGGGGAGTTGACGGGATGGCCGAAGCTTCTTGCTGGAGACGATCTTATGCTTCATTGGATTCAAGAGGCAAAGCGGATGAAACGAAAAATTGAAGGCCATTTTCCTGGCGCTTCAGAGAAAACGCTTACAAAAATGATGCTTCTTGGGGCTGATTGCGATCATGAGGCGATGACGGGTAAAGAAGTATATACGCGGCTTTTGCATGGATATACCGTGTCATTGCGTCATTCGTCCATTCGTCCGGATTTGCCGAAGCTTCTTCGAGAAATAAAGGAACTTGGCATTCATCAGTATGATAAGTTGATTCTCACGACGGACGGTTCGCCGCCATCGTTTTATGAAGAAGGTGTTACCGACCGCTTGATTCTCATTGCGTTGGAGCATGACGTTCCTGTTATTGACGCCTACAATATGGCGACGGTGAACGTCGCGCGCCATTACGGAATCGAGCACCTTCACGGCAGCATTGCGACAGGAAGAATAGCAAACATTAACTTTTTACGTTCGAGAGAAGACCCGACTCCTGTACAAGTGCTTGCAAAAGGCCAATGGGTCAAACGGGAGGGAGATGACTCGATTACATGGCCATCGATGACGTGGAGCGACTATGGAATGGAGCCGCTTCGCTTATCTTGGCATTTAACAATGGATGATTTACAGTTTTCGATGCCAATGGGAATATATATGGAAAACACGGTGATTATGAAGCCATATTCTATTTTGATCGATACTTCTCGTGACGAACTGTCCACCGATCATGATGAAAGCTTTTTAGCACTGATGGATCGCCATGGAAAATGGCGTGTCAATACGATATTGAAAGGATTTGCTACGAATGTCCGCGGGCTTGCTAGCTCCTATTCGACCACAGGAGATATTATTTTGATCGGAAAAAGCAAGCGAGATATGTTTCTTGCTTTCCAACGAATGCGTGAAATCGGCGGCGGAATTGTGTTAGTGGAAAATGGTGAAATCATTCATGAAATTCCGCTATCTCTCCATGGCATGATGTCGACACAAAGCGTAGAAGAGTTGATCGATGAGGAGAAAAAGTTCGTTGAATTATTAAAACAGCGCGGATATCGTTTTGTGGATCCAATTTATTCAATATTCTTTTTACAATCGACACATTTGCCGTATGTACGTATTACACAGCGAGGAATTTATGACGTAATGAATAAAACAGTACTCTTTCCGGCGATAATGCGTTAA
- a CDS encoding YgaP family membrane protein: MSNIGIVNALIRITFGLTMLAWATAKMTRRPWCASYLIIALLAAMKVGEGITRFCPMTALLENCRREQAIRIKEDATINPT; encoded by the coding sequence ATGTCTAATATTGGTATCGTCAATGCGCTCATTCGTATTACTTTTGGCTTGACCATGCTTGCATGGGCAACGGCAAAAATGACAAGACGGCCCTGGTGCGCCTCTTATCTCATTATCGCCTTGCTCGCTGCCATGAAAGTAGGGGAAGGAATCACCCGTTTTTGTCCAATGACTGCTTTATTGGAAAATTGCCGCCGCGAGCAGGCAATTCGCATAAAAGAGGACGCCACAATCAATCCTACGTAA
- a CDS encoding EYxxD motif small membrane protein: protein MLLEYMTDMSFVLASLIGGIIALAFVYVRRKRVR from the coding sequence ATGCTACTCGAATACATGACAGATATGTCGTTTGTACTCGCTTCTCTTATTGGCGGCATTATCGCCCTTGCGTTTGTGTATGTGCGCCGGAAGCGCGTTCGATAG
- the purD gene encoding phosphoribosylamine--glycine ligase, with product MKVLIVGRGGREHAIAWKAAQSPLVTKLYAAPGNPGIAQVAELVPIEEHDIDALVRFAKKEGIDLTIVGPEAPLLAGIVDRFEEEGLRIFGPRKNAALIEGSKAFAKELMKKYGIPTAEHATFTSYEEAKAYVEKKGAPIVIKADGLAAGKGVIVAATLSEAIQALDAMMIENQFGDASKKVVVEEYLEGEEFSFMAFVHGEQVYPLAIAQDHKRAYDNDKGPNTGGMGAYSPVPQIFDQTVETALSTILQPMAKALAAEGRPFTGVLYAGLMETSQGPKVIEFNARFGDPEAQVVLPRLENDLIEVITAVMEGQNIELRWSDETVIGVVLATKGYPGAYERGAVISGWDQLGEKTLVFHAGTKMENNTLYTNGGRVLLVAEKGETLEQARKTVYAQIAHIDCDQLFYRRDIGKRAIERASGAHTQTQGR from the coding sequence ATGAAAGTATTGATTGTCGGCCGCGGCGGCAGGGAGCATGCGATTGCTTGGAAGGCCGCGCAAAGCCCGCTTGTTACTAAGCTATACGCCGCCCCGGGCAATCCGGGCATCGCACAAGTCGCGGAGCTTGTTCCGATTGAGGAACACGACATCGACGCGCTTGTTCGCTTTGCCAAAAAGGAAGGCATCGATCTTACGATTGTCGGTCCGGAAGCGCCGTTGCTTGCCGGTATTGTCGACCGTTTTGAAGAGGAAGGATTGCGCATTTTCGGTCCGCGTAAAAATGCGGCGTTAATTGAAGGAAGCAAAGCGTTTGCCAAAGAGCTGATGAAAAAATATGGCATTCCAACGGCCGAACATGCGACGTTTACTTCGTATGAGGAAGCAAAAGCGTATGTCGAGAAAAAAGGCGCGCCGATTGTCATAAAAGCGGACGGATTGGCAGCAGGAAAAGGAGTGATTGTCGCTGCGACGCTTTCTGAGGCTATCCAGGCGCTAGATGCGATGATGATCGAAAATCAGTTTGGCGATGCAAGCAAAAAAGTGGTCGTGGAAGAATACTTAGAAGGCGAAGAGTTTTCGTTCATGGCATTTGTCCATGGCGAACAGGTTTATCCACTCGCGATTGCCCAGGACCATAAGCGGGCATATGACAATGATAAAGGACCAAATACGGGCGGAATGGGGGCATATTCTCCAGTGCCGCAAATTTTCGATCAAACGGTGGAGACTGCGCTGTCCACGATCCTTCAGCCGATGGCAAAAGCATTGGCGGCGGAAGGACGACCGTTTACCGGAGTATTGTACGCGGGATTAATGGAAACAAGCCAAGGCCCAAAAGTGATCGAGTTTAACGCCCGCTTTGGCGATCCGGAGGCGCAGGTGGTGCTGCCGCGGTTAGAAAACGACCTTATTGAAGTGATCACCGCCGTAATGGAAGGGCAAAACATCGAACTGCGTTGGTCGGATGAGACGGTCATCGGCGTGGTGCTAGCAACGAAAGGCTATCCAGGGGCATATGAACGTGGAGCGGTGATTAGCGGCTGGGATCAGCTAGGGGAAAAAACCCTAGTATTTCACGCAGGAACGAAGATGGAAAATAATACTTTATATACAAACGGTGGCCGCGTGCTGCTTGTGGCGGAGAAAGGCGAGACGCTCGAGCAGGCAAGGAAGACGGTATATGCGCAAATTGCCCATATCGATTGTGATCAGCTATTTTACCGCCGTGACATCGGCAAAAGGGCTATCGAACGCGCTTCCGGCGCACATACACAAACGCAAGGGCGATAA
- the purH gene encoding bifunctional phosphoribosylaminoimidazolecarboxamide formyltransferase/IMP cyclohydrolase, translated as MAVKRALLSVSNKEGIVSLAKQLVKLGVEIISTGGTKKTLEEAGVPVIGISKVTGFPEILDGRVKTLHPMIHGGLLAIRDNERHQAELHEHHITPIDLVVVNLYPFQQTIAKSDVTFAEAIENIDIGGPTMLRAAAKNHAYVTVVVDPADYDTVIQELKEHGDVSAETKRKLAAKVFRHTAAYDALIAEYLTNKTGEEYPETLTVTFVKKQALRYGENPHQTAAFYKKPLGVSFSIAQATQLHGKELSYNNINDANAALQLVKEFTEPVAVAVKHMNPCGVGTGATIYEAFLKAYEADPTSIFGGIIALNREVDKATAEKMHEIFLEIVIAPSFSDEALAILTQKKNIRLLTVDFTAPKTKEKMLVSVQGGLLIQEADTHTLDDAELKVVTKREPTEEEWKQLQFAWKVVKHVKSNAIVLARDGMTIGVGAGQMNRVGAAKIAIEQAGEKANGAVLASDAFFPMDDTVEAAAKAGITAIIQPGGSIRDADSIRKADEYGIAMVFTGIRHFKH; from the coding sequence ATGGCAGTGAAACGGGCATTGCTAAGTGTATCGAACAAGGAAGGAATTGTATCGCTGGCGAAACAATTGGTGAAACTAGGTGTGGAAATTATCTCCACAGGCGGAACGAAAAAAACATTGGAAGAAGCGGGAGTTCCCGTCATTGGCATTTCCAAAGTGACAGGGTTTCCGGAAATTTTAGACGGGCGCGTCAAAACATTGCATCCGATGATTCATGGCGGGTTGCTCGCGATCCGCGACAATGAGCGCCATCAAGCTGAACTTCATGAGCATCACATTACTCCGATTGATTTAGTGGTCGTCAATTTATATCCGTTTCAACAAACGATTGCCAAAAGCGATGTGACGTTTGCCGAGGCGATCGAAAATATTGATATCGGTGGACCGACGATGCTTAGAGCGGCGGCGAAAAATCATGCCTATGTAACGGTCGTCGTGGATCCGGCCGACTATGACACGGTCATACAGGAGCTAAAAGAACATGGCGATGTATCCGCAGAAACGAAACGGAAACTAGCGGCGAAAGTATTCCGCCATACGGCCGCATACGACGCGCTGATTGCCGAATATTTAACCAACAAGACAGGAGAAGAATATCCGGAAACATTAACGGTCACTTTCGTGAAAAAACAAGCATTGCGCTATGGGGAAAATCCGCATCAAACAGCGGCGTTTTATAAAAAACCGCTCGGTGTCTCTTTCTCGATTGCGCAAGCAACGCAGCTGCACGGAAAGGAATTATCGTACAACAATATTAATGATGCGAACGCCGCACTACAATTAGTAAAAGAGTTTACCGAGCCGGTGGCAGTGGCGGTGAAGCATATGAATCCGTGCGGCGTCGGCACGGGCGCGACGATTTATGAAGCGTTCTTAAAAGCGTACGAGGCCGATCCGACTTCGATTTTTGGCGGTATTATCGCTTTAAACCGCGAAGTGGATAAAGCGACGGCCGAAAAAATGCACGAAATCTTTCTAGAAATTGTCATCGCTCCATCGTTTAGCGATGAGGCGCTCGCGATTTTGACGCAAAAGAAAAACATTCGCCTCTTGACCGTGGATTTCACCGCACCAAAGACGAAAGAAAAAATGCTTGTTTCCGTGCAAGGCGGTCTGCTTATACAAGAAGCGGACACTCACACGCTTGATGATGCCGAGCTGAAAGTCGTGACGAAGCGTGAACCGACAGAAGAAGAATGGAAACAATTGCAATTCGCGTGGAAGGTGGTCAAACACGTCAAATCGAACGCAATCGTGCTGGCGAGAGACGGAATGACGATCGGCGTCGGCGCCGGTCAAATGAATCGTGTCGGTGCGGCGAAAATCGCCATTGAACAGGCGGGAGAGAAAGCAAACGGGGCGGTGCTTGCCTCCGATGCGTTTTTCCCGATGGACGATACCGTCGAAGCGGCGGCCAAAGCTGGTATTACCGCCATCATCCAGCCGGGCGGTTCGATTCGTGACGCCGATTCGATTCGCAAAGCAGATGAATACGGAATTGCCATGGTCTTTACTGGAATCCGCCATTTTAAACATTAG
- the purN gene encoding phosphoribosylglycinamide formyltransferase, producing the protein MKQLAVFASGSGTNFQAIVDAAKKGMLPAHVALLVCDKPGAKVIERAEREHIPAFIFSPKDYAAKAEFEQAILAQLRKYHIDFIALAGYMRLVGPTLLDAYEGKIVNIHPSLLPAFPGKDAIGQAYRAGVKVTGVTIHYVDEGMDTGPIIAQRAVPIHDGEPLEQLETRIHEVEHELYPAVLKTLLEHQ; encoded by the coding sequence ATGAAACAACTTGCTGTTTTTGCCTCCGGCAGCGGCACGAATTTTCAGGCGATTGTCGATGCGGCCAAAAAAGGGATGTTGCCGGCGCACGTGGCCTTGTTAGTATGCGATAAGCCGGGAGCGAAAGTCATTGAGCGGGCGGAGCGCGAGCATATTCCCGCGTTCATTTTTTCGCCGAAAGACTATGCTGCTAAAGCAGAATTTGAACAGGCGATTTTAGCCCAACTGCGAAAATATCATATTGATTTCATCGCGCTTGCCGGCTATATGCGTCTCGTTGGTCCAACGCTGCTTGATGCCTATGAAGGAAAAATCGTCAATATCCATCCATCGCTGTTGCCGGCGTTTCCAGGCAAAGACGCGATTGGGCAGGCGTACCGGGCGGGAGTAAAAGTAACCGGCGTAACGATTCATTATGTCGATGAAGGAATGGATACCGGACCGATCATCGCACAGCGTGCTGTACCGATTCACGACGGAGAGCCGCTAGAACAGCTCGAGACGCGGATTCACGAAGTGGAACATGAGCTATATCCTGCTGTATTAAAAACATTACTCGAACATCAATAG
- the purM gene encoding phosphoribosylformylglycinamidine cyclo-ligase has product MAKAYKQAGVDIEAGYRAVSLMKPHVQRTMRPEVLGGLGGFGGMFDLSKLGYKEPVLVSGTDGVGTKLKIAFMMDRHDTIGIDCVAMCVNDIVVQGAEPLFFLDYIACGKAVPEKIAHIVKGIADGCAEAGCALIGGETAEMPGMYEEEEYDVAGFAVGIAEKSKLVTGSHIQEGDVLIGLASNGLHSNGYSLVRRIVFEQAKLELDRIYEPLDVSLGEELLKPTRIYVKPLLQVMKQLDIKGMAHITGGGFIENIPRMLPEGLGAEIDDGSWPVPPIFDLLQEKGKLERGEMFSIFNMGIGMVLAVDRGVVDRVSALFKELGEKAYVIGRVKRGEGVSFVGGMMA; this is encoded by the coding sequence GTGGCAAAAGCATATAAACAAGCGGGCGTGGACATTGAAGCAGGATATCGTGCTGTCTCTTTGATGAAGCCCCACGTGCAAAGAACGATGCGTCCGGAAGTGCTTGGCGGGTTAGGTGGATTTGGCGGCATGTTTGATTTATCGAAGCTTGGATATAAGGAGCCGGTGCTTGTTTCCGGGACGGATGGCGTGGGGACAAAGCTTAAGATTGCGTTTATGATGGACCGGCATGATACAATTGGAATAGATTGTGTGGCGATGTGCGTCAATGATATTGTCGTCCAAGGAGCAGAACCGCTCTTTTTTCTTGACTATATCGCATGCGGCAAAGCGGTGCCGGAAAAAATCGCGCACATTGTCAAAGGAATTGCCGATGGCTGCGCTGAAGCAGGATGCGCGCTGATCGGCGGAGAAACAGCGGAAATGCCGGGAATGTATGAAGAAGAGGAATATGATGTCGCTGGGTTTGCCGTTGGGATTGCGGAAAAGTCAAAGCTTGTGACGGGGAGCCATATTCAAGAAGGGGACGTGCTGATCGGACTTGCTTCCAACGGCCTTCACAGCAACGGCTATTCTCTCGTGCGCCGCATCGTGTTCGAGCAGGCGAAACTGGAGCTGGACCGCATCTATGAGCCTCTGGATGTTTCGCTCGGTGAAGAGCTATTAAAGCCGACGCGCATTTACGTCAAGCCGCTTCTTCAAGTGATGAAACAATTGGACATTAAAGGGATGGCGCATATTACGGGCGGCGGTTTTATTGAAAACATCCCGCGCATGCTTCCGGAAGGGCTGGGCGCGGAAATTGACGACGGTTCGTGGCCGGTGCCTCCGATTTTTGATCTGCTCCAGGAAAAAGGGAAACTAGAGCGCGGTGAAATGTTTTCTATTTTCAATATGGGAATTGGCATGGTGCTGGCAGTAGACCGCGGAGTGGTAGATCGTGTATCCGCTCTTTTCAAAGAGCTGGGAGAAAAAGCGTATGTCATTGGCCGCGTGAAACGAGGAGAAGGCGTTTCTTTTGTTGGAGGGATGATGGCATGA
- the purF gene encoding amidophosphoribosyltransferase — MLAEIKGLNEECGIFGIWGHENAAQLTYYGLHSLQHRGQEGAGIVVAHQGTLQGHKGLGLVTEVFHNETLQALNGAAAIGHVRYSTAGGGGYENVQPLLFRSQTGSIALAHNGNLTNAIDLKLQLEAQGSIFQTTSDTEVLAHLIRRSQAPTFKEQVKEALTYVEGAFAFLLLTEKELYIALDPHGFRPLSIGRLGDAYVVASETCAFDVIGATYKREVEPGELIIISGEGMRSERFAPMRPRSICSMEYIYFARPDSNVDGINIHTARKNLGKRLALEAPAEADIVTGVPDSSISVAIGYAEETGIPYELGLIKNRYVGRTFIQPSQSLREQGVKMKLSPVRGVVAGKRVVMVDDSIVRGTTSRRIVAMLREAGATEVHVRISAPPITHPCFYGIDTSTREELIASKYTVEEIRQIIGADSLAFLSQEGLLEAIGRPDHLPLRGQCLACFTGNYPTNISRARLPFTAVK, encoded by the coding sequence ATGCTTGCTGAAATCAAAGGATTAAATGAAGAGTGCGGCATTTTCGGTATTTGGGGACATGAAAACGCGGCGCAGCTCACGTATTACGGCTTACATAGCCTTCAGCACCGCGGCCAGGAAGGAGCGGGAATCGTCGTTGCCCATCAAGGAACGCTGCAAGGCCATAAAGGGTTAGGGCTTGTCACCGAAGTGTTTCATAACGAGACGCTTCAAGCGTTAAACGGTGCGGCAGCGATCGGCCACGTCCGCTACTCAACGGCAGGGGGAGGCGGCTATGAAAACGTCCAGCCGCTTCTGTTCCGCTCGCAAACGGGAAGCATTGCCCTTGCTCATAACGGCAATCTCACGAATGCGATTGATTTAAAACTGCAGCTTGAGGCGCAGGGAAGCATTTTCCAAACGACTTCCGATACGGAAGTGCTGGCCCATCTTATTCGCCGCAGCCAGGCGCCAACGTTCAAAGAGCAGGTAAAAGAGGCGCTCACCTATGTGGAAGGAGCGTTTGCGTTCCTGCTATTGACGGAAAAGGAGCTATACATCGCCCTTGATCCACACGGATTTCGTCCGCTTTCGATCGGAAGGCTTGGCGACGCCTATGTCGTTGCTTCCGAGACGTGTGCCTTTGATGTGATCGGCGCCACGTACAAAAGGGAAGTCGAGCCGGGAGAATTAATTATCATTAGCGGCGAAGGAATGCGTTCGGAACGGTTCGCCCCGATGCGGCCACGTTCGATTTGCAGCATGGAATATATTTATTTCGCCCGTCCAGACAGCAATGTGGATGGCATTAACATTCATACGGCAAGAAAAAATTTAGGAAAACGACTGGCGCTAGAGGCGCCGGCGGAAGCGGATATTGTCACCGGCGTGCCCGATTCCAGCATTTCTGTTGCGATCGGCTATGCGGAGGAGACCGGCATTCCATATGAGCTTGGGCTGATTAAAAACCGCTATGTCGGACGTACGTTTATTCAGCCGTCCCAGTCCTTGCGGGAGCAAGGAGTGAAAATGAAACTATCGCCGGTGCGCGGCGTGGTCGCCGGAAAACGCGTCGTGATGGTCGATGATTCGATTGTGCGCGGCACGACAAGCAGACGGATTGTGGCGATGCTTCGTGAAGCGGGTGCGACGGAAGTGCACGTCCGAATTAGCGCGCCGCCGATTACGCATCCATGTTTTTACGGAATTGATACATCGACGCGCGAAGAGTTGATTGCATCCAAGTATACGGTTGAGGAAATCCGCCAAATCATTGGCGCCGATTCGTTAGCATTTTTAAGTCAAGAAGGGCTGTTAGAGGCGATTGGTCGGCCGGATCATCTGCCATTACGCGGGCAATGCCTGGCCTGTTTTACCGGAAACTACCCGACCAATATCAGCCGAGCGCGTTTGCCGTTTACGGCGGTGAAATAA